In Burkholderia sp. NRF60-BP8, a single window of DNA contains:
- a CDS encoding RBBP9/YdeN family alpha/beta hydrolase, translating to MRACSKSAWPPRLVTVPGLHGSEGAHWQTWLERQFPRSLRVEQHDWDAPDLAGWAQAVRALLDRERGPFVLAAHSFGCLAAAHALAQWPHVGDVAGVLFVAPASPKKFTFAGPFDARRLAVPSIMIGSETDPWMPLADARALAQRLGSAFVNLGDAGHINTAAGFGPWPRAKYFVDTLVHCAAPLRFRDADDGFEAALVERALAHAV from the coding sequence ATGCGCGCATGCAGCAAATCGGCGTGGCCGCCGCGGCTCGTCACCGTTCCGGGCCTGCACGGCAGCGAAGGCGCTCACTGGCAGACGTGGCTCGAGCGGCAGTTCCCGCGCTCGTTGCGCGTCGAGCAGCACGACTGGGATGCGCCCGATCTCGCGGGCTGGGCGCAAGCGGTGCGCGCGCTGCTCGATCGCGAGCGCGGCCCGTTCGTGCTCGCCGCGCACAGCTTCGGCTGCCTCGCGGCCGCGCATGCGCTCGCGCAGTGGCCGCATGTGGGCGATGTGGCAGGCGTGCTGTTCGTCGCGCCGGCCAGCCCGAAGAAATTCACGTTTGCCGGGCCGTTCGACGCGCGCCGGCTCGCGGTGCCGTCGATCATGATCGGCAGCGAGACCGACCCGTGGATGCCGCTCGCCGACGCGCGCGCGCTCGCGCAGCGCCTGGGCAGCGCGTTCGTGAACCTCGGCGATGCCGGGCACATCAACACGGCGGCCGGCTTCGGGCCGTGGCCGCGCGCGAAATACTTCGTCGACACGCTGGTGCATTGCGCGGCGCCGCTGCGCTTTCGCGACGCGGACGACGGCTTCGAGGCCGCGCTCGTCGAGCGCGCGCTCGCGCACGCGGTCTGA
- a CDS encoding 2-hydroxyacid dehydrogenase — translation MKILFHSPHQDADAWRDEIARALPEAELRAWQPGDTAAADYALVWRAPREFFAPRDGLRAIFNLGAGVDALLAFERAHPGTLPAHVPLVRLEDSGMAQQMVEYVTHAVLRYLRRFDEYDLQQRERRWQPLEPHARASFTVAVLGLGVLGAEVARALAALGLPVRGYSRSAKQLDGVATFAGDGAFDACIGGAKVLVNLLPSTRDTDGILSARTFARLARGAYVVNVARGAHLVEADLLDALASGQVAAATLDVFQHEPLPDDHPFWHAPRITITPHSSAETLRAEAVEQIAGKIRAFERGAPVSGIVDYARGY, via the coding sequence ATGAAGATCCTGTTCCATTCTCCGCATCAGGATGCCGACGCATGGCGCGACGAGATCGCGCGTGCGCTGCCGGAAGCCGAACTGCGCGCATGGCAGCCGGGCGATACGGCCGCCGCCGACTACGCGCTCGTGTGGCGCGCGCCGCGCGAGTTCTTCGCACCGCGCGACGGCCTGCGCGCGATCTTCAACCTCGGCGCGGGCGTCGATGCGCTGCTCGCGTTCGAGCGCGCGCATCCGGGCACGCTGCCCGCGCACGTGCCGTTGGTGCGGCTCGAAGACTCGGGCATGGCGCAGCAGATGGTCGAATACGTGACGCACGCGGTGCTGCGCTACCTGCGCCGTTTCGACGAATACGACCTGCAGCAGCGCGAGCGCCGCTGGCAGCCGCTCGAACCGCATGCGCGCGCGAGCTTCACCGTCGCGGTCCTCGGCCTCGGCGTGCTCGGCGCCGAGGTCGCCCGCGCGCTCGCCGCGCTCGGTCTGCCGGTGCGCGGCTACAGCCGCAGCGCGAAGCAGCTCGACGGCGTCGCGACCTTCGCCGGCGACGGCGCATTCGACGCGTGCATCGGCGGCGCGAAGGTGCTCGTCAACCTGCTGCCGAGCACGCGCGACACCGACGGCATCCTGTCGGCGCGCACGTTCGCTCGGCTCGCGCGCGGCGCGTACGTGGTCAACGTCGCGCGCGGCGCGCATCTCGTCGAAGCCGACCTGCTCGACGCGCTCGCGAGCGGCCAGGTCGCCGCGGCCACGCTCGACGTGTTCCAGCACGAACCGCTGCCGGACGACCATCCGTTCTGGCACGCGCCGCGCATCACGATCACGCCGCACAGCTCGGCCGAGACGCTGCGCGCGGAAGCCGTCGAGCAGATCGCGGGCAAGATCCGCGCGTTCGAGCGCGGCGCACCCGTGAGCGGCATCGTCGACTACGCGCGCGGCTACTGA
- a CDS encoding hydroxymethylglutaryl-CoA lyase, protein MTLPTAVKIVEVGPRDGLQNEKTFVPTDVKIALVDRLSRAGFRNVEAASFVSPKWVPQMADGADVMAGIARRAGTVYSVLTPNLKGFENALAARADEVVIFGAASEAFSQRNINCSIAESIARFEPVAKAAKDAGLRLRGSVSCALGCPYQGEVPVASVVDVVDRFAALGCDEIDIADTIGVGTPKRTREVLSAVTRVFPRERLSGHFHDTYGQALANIYAALFEGIEIFHASVAGLGGCPYAKGATGNVATEDVLYLMQGLGIDTGIDLAQVVAAGDFISNAIGRANVSRAGRALLAKAQSAADAANCV, encoded by the coding sequence ATGACGCTCCCCACCGCCGTCAAGATCGTCGAAGTCGGCCCGCGCGACGGGCTGCAGAACGAGAAGACCTTCGTGCCGACCGACGTGAAGATCGCGCTCGTCGACCGGCTGTCGCGCGCCGGCTTCCGCAACGTCGAGGCCGCGTCGTTCGTGTCGCCGAAATGGGTGCCGCAGATGGCCGACGGCGCCGACGTGATGGCCGGCATCGCGCGCCGCGCGGGCACCGTGTATTCGGTCCTCACGCCGAACCTGAAGGGCTTCGAGAATGCGCTCGCCGCACGCGCGGACGAAGTCGTGATCTTCGGCGCGGCGAGCGAGGCGTTCTCGCAGCGGAACATCAACTGCAGCATCGCCGAGAGCATCGCACGCTTCGAGCCCGTCGCGAAGGCCGCGAAGGACGCGGGCCTGCGGCTGCGCGGCAGCGTGTCGTGCGCGCTCGGCTGCCCGTACCAGGGCGAGGTGCCGGTCGCGTCGGTCGTCGACGTCGTCGACCGCTTCGCGGCGCTCGGCTGCGACGAGATCGACATCGCGGACACGATCGGCGTCGGCACGCCGAAGCGTACGCGCGAAGTGCTGTCGGCGGTCACGCGCGTGTTCCCGCGCGAACGCCTGTCGGGCCACTTCCACGATACCTACGGCCAGGCGCTCGCGAACATCTACGCGGCGCTGTTCGAAGGCATCGAGATCTTCCACGCGTCGGTCGCGGGCCTCGGCGGCTGCCCGTACGCGAAGGGCGCGACCGGCAACGTCGCGACCGAGGACGTGCTGTACCTGATGCAGGGCCTCGGCATCGATACCGGCATCGATCTCGCGCAGGTCGTCGCGGCCGGCGATTTCATCTCGAACGCGATCGGGCGCGCAAACGTGTCGCGCGCCGGTCGTGCATTGCTCGCCAAGGCGCAGAGCGCGGCCGACGCCGCGAACTGCGTCTGA
- a CDS encoding YbaK/EbsC family protein, translating into MTTPASFDSLPDSARRVALLLRERGHAKGIVMLAETGKTSAEAAAGLGCSVAQIAKSILFRRQADGAPVLVVASGVNRVDERKVAAQVGPVGRADAKFVRDNTGYAIGGVCPIGHLVEPVTLIDADLLALDSLWAAAGHPHAVFNLSPHELVSLTGAPVADVALREPA; encoded by the coding sequence ATGACGACACCCGCTTCATTCGATTCCCTCCCCGATTCCGCGCGACGCGTCGCGCTGCTGCTGCGCGAGCGCGGCCACGCGAAAGGCATCGTGATGCTCGCCGAAACCGGCAAGACGTCGGCCGAGGCCGCGGCCGGGCTCGGCTGCTCGGTCGCGCAGATCGCGAAGTCGATCCTGTTTCGCCGGCAGGCCGACGGCGCGCCCGTGCTGGTCGTCGCGAGCGGCGTCAACCGCGTGGACGAAAGGAAGGTCGCCGCGCAGGTCGGCCCGGTCGGCCGCGCGGACGCGAAGTTCGTGCGCGACAACACCGGCTATGCGATCGGCGGCGTCTGCCCGATCGGCCATCTGGTCGAACCCGTCACGCTGATCGACGCCGACCTGCTCGCGCTCGACAGCCTGTGGGCCGCCGCCGGCCATCCGCACGCGGTGTTCAACCTGTCGCCGCACGAACTCGTGTCGCTGACGGGCGCGCCGGTCGCGGACGTCGCGTTGCGGGAACCCGCATGA
- a CDS encoding DUF1289 domain-containing protein, translating into MSDATMPVATVASPCTDVCRIDPRTDWCAGCLRTRGEIKEWRTSDDDARRALLARLDARRRLIAGSET; encoded by the coding sequence ATGAGCGACGCGACGATGCCGGTCGCCACGGTTGCGTCGCCGTGCACCGACGTCTGCCGGATCGATCCGCGCACCGACTGGTGCGCGGGTTGCCTGCGCACGCGCGGCGAGATCAAGGAATGGCGTACGTCGGACGACGATGCGAGGCGCGCGCTGCTCGCGCGGCTGGACGCGCGACGGCGCCTGATCGCGGGCAGCGAGACATAA
- a CDS encoding DMT family transporter: MASNEIRRGAAEMIVAMLMSGTIGWLVMSSQQPLTNVVFFRCVFGAATLAIVCAAFGFLRRSLFSPRMLVLTTLGSLAIVANWLLLFAAYSRASISMATAVYNTQPFMLVALGAIVFRERITASTVAWLTLAFAGLVFVVRVEPAVLAVPGEYLEGVALSLGAAFLYAISSIITKHLKGTPPHLLALLQVGLGILLLAPFAHFDTLPATAGQWADLIVLGIVNTGLMYVLLYGAVQKLPTAMTGALSFVYPVVAIVVDRVAFGQTLAWTQVFGALLILLAAAGVNLGWRIVPTRRAAVGH; the protein is encoded by the coding sequence ATGGCCTCGAATGAAATTCGCCGCGGCGCCGCCGAGATGATCGTCGCGATGCTGATGTCCGGCACGATCGGCTGGCTCGTGATGTCGTCGCAGCAGCCGCTGACCAATGTCGTGTTCTTCCGCTGCGTGTTCGGCGCCGCGACGCTCGCGATCGTCTGCGCGGCGTTCGGCTTCCTGCGCCGCTCGCTGTTCTCGCCGCGGATGCTCGTGCTCACGACGCTCGGCAGCCTCGCGATCGTCGCGAACTGGCTGCTGCTGTTCGCCGCCTATTCGCGCGCGTCGATCTCGATGGCGACGGCCGTCTACAACACCCAACCGTTCATGCTCGTCGCACTCGGCGCCATCGTGTTCCGCGAGCGGATCACCGCGTCGACGGTCGCATGGCTCACGCTTGCGTTTGCCGGGCTCGTGTTCGTGGTGCGCGTCGAACCGGCCGTGCTCGCGGTGCCCGGCGAGTATCTGGAAGGCGTCGCGCTGTCGCTCGGCGCCGCGTTCCTGTATGCGATCTCGTCGATCATCACGAAGCACCTGAAGGGCACGCCGCCGCATCTCCTCGCGCTGCTGCAGGTCGGCCTCGGCATCCTGCTGCTCGCGCCGTTCGCGCACTTCGACACCTTGCCGGCGACGGCCGGGCAATGGGCCGACCTGATCGTGCTGGGCATCGTCAACACGGGGCTGATGTACGTGCTGCTGTACGGCGCGGTCCAGAAGCTGCCGACCGCGATGACGGGCGCGCTGTCGTTCGTTTATCCGGTCGTCGCGATCGTTGTCGATCGCGTCGCGTTCGGACAGACGCTCGCGTGGACGCAGGTGTTCGGCGCGCTGCTGATCCTGCTCGCGGCGGCCGGCGTGAACCTCGGCTGGCGCATCGTGCCCACGCGTCGCGCGGCGGTCGGCCACTGA
- a CDS encoding Lrp/AsnC family transcriptional regulator yields MPKRLSPPVVAALDATDRAILAALADDARIATSELARQIGLSAPATADRVRRLEAQGVIAAFTVELDPRALGYTLQAIVRVKPLPGQLHLVEELLRRIPEFVECDKVTGDDCFICRLYLRTIEHLDDILSKVTERAETSTAIVKSTPVPRRLPPLVEDDHAHR; encoded by the coding sequence ATGCCAAAACGCCTTTCCCCGCCCGTCGTCGCGGCGCTCGACGCGACCGACCGCGCGATCCTCGCCGCGCTGGCCGACGACGCACGCATCGCGACCAGCGAACTCGCGCGGCAGATCGGGCTGTCGGCGCCCGCGACCGCCGACCGCGTGCGGCGGCTCGAGGCGCAGGGCGTGATCGCCGCGTTCACCGTCGAGCTCGATCCGCGCGCGCTCGGCTACACGCTGCAGGCGATCGTCCGCGTGAAGCCGCTGCCGGGTCAGTTGCATCTGGTCGAGGAGTTGCTGCGGCGGATTCCCGAATTCGTCGAATGCGACAAGGTCACCGGCGACGATTGCTTCATCTGCCGGCTCTACCTGCGCACGATCGAGCACCTCGACGACATCCTGTCGAAGGTGACGGAACGCGCGGAGACGAGCACCGCGATCGTGAAATCGACGCCCGTGCCGCGGCGCCTGCCGCCGCTCGTCGAAGACGACCACGCGCACCGCTGA
- a CDS encoding alpha/beta fold hydrolase: MSFEAFAPFRVTVQDTDIFGVKGGAGPPLLLLHGHPQTHMIWHRVAATLANHFTVIVTDLRGYGASGRPPSDARHTPYSKRAMAADQVAVMRHFGFAHFHVCAHDRGARVAHRLALDHADAVERMMLLDIAPTLAMYEKTDRAFATAYFHWFFLIQPEPLPETLIGAHTDAYIERVMGNRSAGLAPFAPEALDAYRAALAQPGAVHAMCEDYRASATIDLEHDRADLERGNKVACPLRVLWGEHGVVGRCFDPLDEWRRVARDVSGRALDCGHYIPEEAPVALIDELLAFFDAREPAA; the protein is encoded by the coding sequence ATGTCGTTTGAGGCGTTTGCACCGTTTCGCGTGACGGTGCAGGACACCGACATTTTCGGTGTCAAAGGAGGCGCGGGTCCGCCGCTGCTGTTGCTGCACGGACATCCGCAGACCCACATGATCTGGCATCGCGTTGCCGCGACGCTCGCGAATCACTTCACGGTGATCGTCACCGACCTGCGCGGCTACGGCGCATCGGGCCGGCCGCCGAGCGACGCGCGGCACACGCCGTATTCGAAACGGGCGATGGCGGCGGACCAGGTCGCCGTGATGCGGCATTTCGGCTTCGCGCATTTCCACGTGTGCGCGCACGATCGCGGCGCGCGGGTCGCGCACCGGCTCGCGCTCGATCACGCGGATGCCGTCGAGCGGATGATGCTGCTCGACATCGCGCCGACGCTCGCGATGTACGAGAAAACCGATCGCGCGTTCGCGACCGCGTATTTCCACTGGTTCTTCCTGATCCAGCCCGAGCCGCTGCCCGAGACGCTGATCGGCGCGCACACCGATGCGTACATCGAGCGCGTGATGGGCAACCGGTCGGCCGGGCTCGCGCCGTTCGCGCCGGAGGCGCTCGACGCGTACCGGGCGGCGCTCGCGCAGCCCGGCGCCGTGCATGCGATGTGCGAGGACTACCGCGCGTCGGCGACGATCGATCTCGAGCACGACCGTGCGGATCTCGAACGCGGCAACAAGGTCGCGTGTCCGCTGCGCGTGCTGTGGGGCGAGCACGGCGTCGTCGGCCGCTGCTTCGATCCGCTCGACGAGTGGCGGCGTGTCGCGCGCGACGTCAGCGGCCGCGCACTCGACTGCGGGCACTACATTCCGGAAGAGGCACCCGTCGCGCTGATCGACGAACTGCTCGCATTCTTCGACGCGCGCGAACCGGCCGCGTGA
- a CDS encoding NAD(P)H-dependent flavin oxidoreductase, which produces MALPTVLQNLTLPVIASPMFIVSYPELVLAQCKAGIVGSFPALNARPAELLDAWLTQIQSELADHKAKHPDATIGPIAVNQIVHQSNARLEHDVRVCVEHKVPIFITSLRAPAREIVDAVHGYGGIVLHDVINLRHAQKALEAGVDGLILVAAGAGGHAGTTSPFALVGEVRKIFDGPIVLSGSIANGGSILAAQAMGADLAYMGTRFIATQEAHAIDDYKHAILNAKSSDIIYTNLFTGVHGNYIRESIEKAGLDPDALPESDKTKMNFGSDKTKAWKDIWGAGQGVGLMDDLPSVGALVERLKREYDDAKARLGIPR; this is translated from the coding sequence ATGGCATTGCCCACCGTCCTGCAGAACCTGACGCTGCCCGTCATCGCGTCGCCGATGTTCATCGTCAGCTATCCCGAACTCGTGCTCGCGCAATGCAAGGCGGGCATCGTCGGTTCGTTCCCCGCGCTCAATGCGCGTCCGGCCGAACTGCTCGACGCGTGGCTCACGCAGATCCAGTCGGAACTCGCCGACCACAAGGCGAAGCACCCCGATGCGACGATCGGCCCGATCGCGGTCAACCAGATCGTCCACCAGTCGAACGCGCGGCTCGAGCACGACGTGCGCGTGTGCGTCGAGCACAAGGTGCCGATCTTCATCACGAGCCTGCGCGCGCCGGCGCGCGAGATCGTCGACGCGGTGCACGGCTACGGCGGCATCGTGCTGCACGACGTGATCAACCTGCGCCACGCGCAGAAAGCGCTCGAAGCCGGCGTCGACGGGCTGATCCTCGTCGCGGCCGGCGCGGGCGGCCACGCGGGCACGACGTCGCCGTTCGCGCTGGTCGGCGAAGTGCGCAAGATCTTCGACGGCCCGATCGTGCTGTCCGGCTCGATCGCGAACGGCGGCTCGATCCTCGCCGCGCAGGCGATGGGCGCCGACCTCGCGTACATGGGCACGCGTTTCATCGCGACGCAGGAAGCGCATGCGATCGACGACTACAAGCACGCGATCCTGAACGCGAAATCGTCGGACATCATCTACACGAACCTCTTCACGGGCGTGCACGGCAACTACATCCGCGAGAGCATCGAGAAGGCCGGCCTCGATCCGGACGCGCTGCCGGAATCCGACAAGACCAAGATGAATTTCGGCAGCGACAAGACGAAGGCGTGGAAGGACATCTGGGGCGCCGGCCAGGGCGTCGGCCTGATGGACGATCTGCCGAGCGTGGGCGCGCTCGTCGAGCGGCTCAAGCGCGAGTACGACGACGCGAAGGCCCGGCTCGGCATCCCGCGTTGA
- a CDS encoding LysR family transcriptional regulator has product MDTLVSMNVFRYVVEVGSFVGAAERMQMSAAMASKHVMHLEQQLGARLLHRTTRRVAPTEAGREYYERLVQALSELDEAGQAVGAASVVPQGRLRVTSLSAFGLRHVMQAVTDYAGRFPDVTVDMTLSDRVVDLIEEGYDVAVRAAPNGLKSSSLVARQIATAHILLVASPDYLEKRGTPQTIPDLANHNYLRRDSNSTMLDSLMIDAAAASRVSLNGNLIVNHLEGLRAAVLAGAGIALLGTEVVGDDIEAGRLVPVLLDSVPPHEAPIYAVYASRRHVSAKVRSFVDFLAARFEGQSLCPSIESSLRVLPITRMKRAV; this is encoded by the coding sequence ATGGATACCCTCGTCAGCATGAATGTGTTTCGCTACGTCGTCGAAGTGGGCAGCTTCGTCGGCGCGGCCGAGCGCATGCAGATGTCGGCGGCGATGGCGAGCAAGCACGTGATGCACCTCGAGCAGCAGCTCGGCGCGCGGCTGCTGCATCGCACGACACGACGCGTCGCGCCGACCGAGGCGGGACGCGAATACTACGAGCGCCTCGTGCAGGCGCTGTCCGAACTCGACGAAGCCGGCCAGGCCGTCGGCGCCGCGAGCGTGGTGCCGCAGGGCAGGCTGCGCGTGACGTCGCTGTCCGCGTTCGGGCTGCGGCACGTGATGCAGGCCGTCACCGATTACGCGGGCCGCTTCCCGGACGTGACAGTCGACATGACGCTGTCCGATCGCGTGGTCGACCTGATCGAGGAAGGCTACGACGTCGCGGTGCGCGCGGCGCCGAACGGATTGAAGTCGTCGTCGCTGGTCGCGCGGCAGATCGCGACCGCGCACATCCTGCTGGTCGCGTCTCCCGACTATCTCGAGAAGCGCGGCACGCCGCAGACGATCCCCGATCTCGCGAACCACAACTACCTGCGGCGCGATTCGAATTCGACGATGCTCGATTCGCTGATGATCGACGCGGCCGCCGCGTCGCGCGTGAGCCTGAACGGCAACCTGATCGTGAACCATCTCGAAGGGCTGCGCGCGGCCGTGCTCGCCGGCGCGGGCATCGCGCTGCTCGGCACCGAAGTGGTCGGCGACGACATCGAAGCGGGCCGGCTCGTGCCGGTGCTGCTCGATTCGGTGCCGCCGCACGAGGCGCCGATCTATGCGGTGTACGCGAGCCGTCGTCACGTCTCCGCGAAAGTGCGCTCGTTCGTCGATTTCCTGGCTGCGCGTTTCGAAGGGCAGTCGCTGTGCCCGTCGATCGAATCGAGCCTGCGCGTGCTGCCGATCACGCGGATGAAGCGCGCGGTCTGA
- a CDS encoding porin produces the protein MKAFARRASRTSVKLIAAAACVAAAAPVHAQSSVSLYGQVDEWVGATKFPGGDRAWNVSGGGMSTSYWGLHGAEDLGSGYKAIFTLESFFRAQNGQYGRFQGDTFFARNAYVGISSPYGTVTAGRLTTHLFLSTILFNPFYDSYTFSPMVYHVFLGLGTFPTYPSDQGAVGDSGWNNAVGYTSPSFGGLNFGAMYALGNQAGDNRSKKWSAQFNYANGPFAATAMYQYVNFNNGPQDLSALVTGMKSQGIALVGATYDLKLVKLFGQYMYTKNDQVAGSWHVNTAQGGVSVPIGVGNAMASYAYSRDAGGLDQTRQTWAVGYDYPLSKRTDVYAAYMNDHISGLSTGNTFGAGIRAKF, from the coding sequence ATGAAAGCATTCGCCCGCCGTGCATCGCGCACGTCCGTCAAGCTGATCGCCGCAGCCGCCTGCGTGGCGGCCGCCGCACCCGTCCATGCGCAGTCGAGCGTCTCGCTCTACGGCCAGGTCGACGAGTGGGTCGGCGCCACCAAGTTTCCGGGCGGCGATCGGGCGTGGAACGTGTCGGGCGGCGGGATGTCGACCTCGTACTGGGGCCTGCACGGCGCCGAGGACCTCGGCAGCGGCTACAAGGCGATCTTCACGCTGGAGAGCTTCTTCCGGGCGCAGAACGGCCAGTACGGCCGCTTCCAGGGCGACACGTTCTTCGCGCGCAACGCGTACGTCGGCATCAGCTCGCCGTACGGCACGGTGACGGCAGGCCGCCTGACGACGCACCTGTTCCTGTCGACGATCCTGTTCAACCCGTTCTACGACTCGTACACCTTCTCGCCGATGGTGTACCACGTGTTCCTCGGCCTCGGCACGTTCCCCACCTATCCGAGCGACCAGGGCGCGGTCGGCGATTCGGGCTGGAACAACGCGGTGGGGTATACGTCGCCTTCGTTCGGTGGCCTGAATTTCGGCGCGATGTACGCACTCGGCAACCAGGCCGGCGACAACCGTTCGAAGAAGTGGAGCGCGCAGTTCAACTACGCGAACGGCCCGTTCGCGGCGACCGCGATGTATCAGTACGTGAACTTCAACAACGGCCCGCAGGATCTGAGCGCGCTCGTGACCGGGATGAAGAGCCAGGGTATCGCGCTGGTCGGCGCGACCTACGACCTGAAGCTCGTGAAGCTGTTCGGCCAGTACATGTATACGAAGAACGATCAGGTCGCGGGCAGCTGGCACGTGAACACCGCGCAAGGCGGCGTGTCGGTGCCGATCGGCGTGGGCAACGCGATGGCGTCGTATGCGTACTCGCGCGACGCGGGTGGCCTCGACCAGACGCGCCAGACCTGGGCCGTCGGCTACGACTATCCGCTGTCCAAGCGCACCGACGTCTACGCGGCGTACATGAACGACCACATCAGCGGCCTGTCGACCGGCAACACGTTCGGCGCCGGCATCCGCGCGAAGTTCTGA
- a CDS encoding bile acid:sodium symporter family protein gives MARPRFLPDNFTLALVGTVVLASLLPCRGPAAHAFNWATNIAVGLLFFLHGAKLSREAVVAGATHWRLHAVVLLSTFALFPLLGLALKPVLQPLVTPMLYAGVLFLCTLPSTVQSSIAFTSIAKGNVPAAVCAASASSLLGIFVTPALVGLMITSQSAAAASPWSTVGSIVMQLLVPFIAGQLLRPVIGGWIDRNRGVLRFVDQGSILLVVYVAFSEAVNEGLWHQIPPRALGGLLVVNVVLLAIALLLTAFVGKRLGFNRADRITIIFCGSKKSLAAGVPMAKVIFSANAVGAIVLPLMLFHQIQLMACAALAQRWGARDTSGEDEGDATAASGALSTSKR, from the coding sequence ATGGCCCGTCCCCGTTTTCTTCCCGACAACTTCACGCTCGCGCTCGTGGGCACCGTCGTGCTCGCGAGCCTGCTCCCTTGCCGCGGCCCGGCCGCCCATGCGTTCAACTGGGCGACCAACATCGCCGTCGGCCTGCTGTTTTTCCTGCACGGCGCGAAACTGTCGCGCGAAGCCGTCGTCGCGGGCGCGACGCACTGGCGGTTGCACGCGGTCGTGCTGCTCAGCACGTTCGCGCTGTTCCCGCTGCTCGGGCTCGCGCTGAAACCCGTGCTGCAGCCGCTCGTCACGCCGATGCTGTATGCGGGCGTGCTGTTCCTGTGCACGCTGCCGTCGACGGTCCAGTCGTCGATCGCATTCACGTCGATCGCGAAGGGCAACGTGCCGGCCGCCGTGTGCGCGGCATCGGCGTCGAGCCTGCTCGGGATCTTCGTCACGCCGGCGCTCGTCGGGCTGATGATCACGTCGCAATCGGCCGCGGCCGCGTCGCCGTGGAGCACCGTCGGCAGCATCGTGATGCAACTGCTCGTGCCGTTCATCGCCGGCCAGTTGCTGCGGCCCGTGATCGGCGGCTGGATCGACCGCAATCGCGGCGTGCTGCGCTTCGTCGACCAGGGCTCGATCCTGCTGGTCGTCTACGTCGCGTTCAGCGAGGCGGTCAACGAGGGGCTGTGGCACCAGATTCCGCCGCGCGCGCTCGGCGGCCTGCTCGTCGTCAACGTCGTGCTGCTCGCGATCGCGCTGCTGCTGACCGCGTTCGTCGGCAAGCGGCTCGGCTTCAACCGCGCCGACCGGATCACGATCATTTTCTGCGGATCGAAGAAGAGCCTCGCGGCCGGCGTGCCGATGGCGAAGGTGATCTTCTCGGCGAACGCGGTCGGCGCGATCGTGCTGCCGCTGATGCTGTTCCACCAGATCCAGCTGATGGCGTGCGCGGCGCTCGCGCAGCGCTGGGGCGCCCGCGACACGAGCGGCGAGGACGAGGGCGACGCGACGGCCGCGTCCGGCGCGCTGAGCACGAGCAAACGCTGA